The region ATGATGTATCGGCCGTTCCTTTTGCTCCTGATCTTGATGGTGCCGTTTTCCCTGTCTTTTGCGCAGGAAAACCGGATTTCCGTTCGTGGCTCCAATCTTGAGATTCCACGTTTCGTCACCCTCAAGTCCAACAAGGTCAACATGAGGTCTGGGCCCGGCAGGGAATATCCCATTCTTTGGGAATACAAGCGGCGCGGATTGCCGCTCAAGGTGATCGCCGAATTTGACACCTGGCGCAAAGTTACCGATCACGAAGGGGCTACCGGCTGGATGCATGTCGGCACCCTCTCCATCAAAAGGATTGCGCTGGTCGAGGACACAACCGCAAAGATCCATGCCAGTGCCGAAGACAGCGCTCAGGTAATGGCCGTCGCCGAGCGGGGCGTGTTGCTGGAAATAGAACAGTGCCAGCCAAACTGGTGCAAGGTAGCGTCTAGGGATGTCAAAGGATGGATCTCGCGCACATCCATCTGGGGCGTGCTTGAAAACGAAATTCTTGATTAAACCTCATCTGGCCAAAGAACATCCAAATTTACGCATGCGCCGAGACAGGCCCTGTCTTCCCGCAGTACGGATCCATTCTTGAGCAGGTCCCGCCCAGCCATCTTCCTAAAAATTCCATCCCCCTCTCTCGTGATGTGACATTTTCGGGGACAAGAAACATGTAAATATTTACAATTTATTTTGTTACACAAATTTTCATGCGTTCCCTCGTTTTATGACCTATAGATCGGGTATCGCCAATGGCAGGCCTGCCGCCTGCATAGAGTAAGGAGACCCGATCATGACACAGGAATTTGAAATCCACACGCGCGCAATCAAGGGCCGATTCGCGGGCGTCACCCGCGATTATACACTCGAAGACGTGGTGAAGCTTTCCGGCTCCGTCACCCCGGAACATAGCCTGGCGCGACTTGGTGCGGACAAGCTCTGGAAGCTTCTTTGCGAGGAGGATTATGTTCATACCCTCGGGGCCATGACCGCCAATCAGGCCATGCAGCAGGTTCGTGCCGGGCTGAAAGCGATTTATCTTTCCGGCTGGCAGGTTGCCGCCGACAGCAACACGGCCGGCTCCATGTATCCTGATCAGTCGATTTATCCGGCCAATTCCGGCCCTGATCTGGCGCGCCGGATCAACAAGGCGCTGGCCCGGGCTGACCAGATTGAAACACTGGAAGACGGCCAGCCTTCACGGAACTGGTTTGCCCCTATCGTTGCGGATTGCGAAGCCGGGTTCGGCGGTGCGCTGAACGCCTTTGAACTCACCCGCGCCTATATCGAAGCCGGGGCCGCGGGCGTGCATTTTGAAGATCAGCTGGCCAGCGAAAAGAAATGCGGGCATATGGGCGGCAAGGTGCTTATCCCCGTCCAGCAGGCTGTAACCAATCTTAATGCCGCCCGGCTGGCAGCGGATATTTCAGCCGTGTCCACGATCATCATGGCCCGGACCGATGCGGAAAGCGCCCGCCTCATCACCTCTGATATCGACCCGCGGGACAAGCCCTTCATCAGCTCAGAACGGACAAGTGAAGGGTTTTACGTTCTCAATGATGAAGGTGCGTTTGATCGATGCGTTGCGCGGGGGCTGGCCTTTGTACCTTATGCTGACCTCCTCTGGATGGAGACCTCGACGCCTGATCTTGATCAGGCAGAAGCTTTTGCCGCGGCCATCCGCGCGGAATTTCCAGATCAGATGCTGGCCTATAACTGCAGCCCGTCCTTTAACTGGTCGGCCAACCTGAACCCTGAGGATATCGCCCGCTTCCAGAAGGAAATTGGCCGGATGGGGTATAAGTTCCAGTTCATTACACTGGCCGGTTTCCATTCGCTCAATTACAGCATGTACGATCTC is a window of Alphaproteobacteria bacterium LSUCC0684 DNA encoding:
- a CDS encoding SH3 domain-containing protein, coding for MMMYRPFLLLLILMVPFSLSFAQENRISVRGSNLEIPRFVTLKSNKVNMRSGPGREYPILWEYKRRGLPLKVIAEFDTWRKVTDHEGATGWMHVGTLSIKRIALVEDTTAKIHASAEDSAQVMAVAERGVLLEIEQCQPNWCKVASRDVKGWISRTSIWGVLENEILD
- the aceA gene encoding isocitrate lyase, which translates into the protein MTQEFEIHTRAIKGRFAGVTRDYTLEDVVKLSGSVTPEHSLARLGADKLWKLLCEEDYVHTLGAMTANQAMQQVRAGLKAIYLSGWQVAADSNTAGSMYPDQSIYPANSGPDLARRINKALARADQIETLEDGQPSRNWFAPIVADCEAGFGGALNAFELTRAYIEAGAAGVHFEDQLASEKKCGHMGGKVLIPVQQAVTNLNAARLAADISAVSTIIMARTDAESARLITSDIDPRDKPFISSERTSEGFYVLNDEGAFDRCVARGLAFVPYADLLWMETSTPDLDQAEAFAAAIRAEFPDQMLAYNCSPSFNWSANLNPEDIARFQKEIGRMGYKFQFITLAGFHSLNYSMYDLADGYRDRGMAAYAELQNAEFDAEDRGYTAHRHQREVGAGWFDAISVAVKGGTSSTTALKDSTEDAQFVNATKNRPAAE